One window of Pelobates fuscus isolate aPelFus1 chromosome 9, aPelFus1.pri, whole genome shotgun sequence genomic DNA carries:
- the POU3F4 gene encoding POU domain, class 3, transcription factor 4, which yields MATAASNPYSILSSSSLVHADSSGMQQGSPFRNPQKLLQSDYLQGVPTNGHPLGHHWVTTLSDGNPWSTSLGNSPLDQQDIKPGREDLQLGAIIHHRSPHVSHHSPHTNHPNAWGASPAHNSSLTSSGQPINVYSQTGFTVSGMLDHGGLTPPPPSGNTQSLHSVLRDATDHGDIGSHHCQDHSDEETPTSDELEQFAKQFKQRRIKLGFTQADVGLALGTLYGNVFSQTTICRFEALQLSFKNMCKLKPLLNKWLEEADSSTGSPTSIDKIAAQGRKRKKRTSIEVSVKGVLETHFLKCPKPAAQEISSLADSLQLEKEVVRVWFCNRRQKEKRMTPPGDPQQHDVYSHSVKTDTSCHEL from the coding sequence ATGGCTACGGCTGCCTCCAATCCCTACAGCATTCTAAGCTCCAGCTCCCTGGTCCATGCAGATTCTAGTGGAATGCAGCAAGGGAGCCCTTTTAGGAATCCACAGAAACTGCTACAAAGTGACTACCTGCAGGGAGTTCCCACCAATGGACACCCACTTGGGCACCACTGGGTGACCACCTTAAGTGATGGCAATCCTTGGTCAACAAGTCTAGGAAACAGCCCTCTGGACCAACAGGATATTAAACCAGGGAGAGAAGACCTGCAGCTGGGGGCTATCATCCACCACAGGTCGCCCCATGTTTCCCATCACTCGCCTCATACCAACCACCCCAATGCTTGGGGAGCCAGTCCAGCTCATAACTCATCGCTCACCTCCAGCGGGCAGCCTATAAATGTCTACTCTCAGACTGGCTTCACTGTCAGTGGAATGCTGGACCATGGAGGGCTCACCCCACCACCTCCATCAGGCAACACTCAGAGCTTGCATTCTGTCCTCAGAGATGCCACAGACCATGGGGATATTGGGTCCCACCATTGCCAAGACCACTCTGATGAGGAGACCCCAACATCAGATGAGCTGGAACAATTTGCCAAGCAGTTCAAACAAAGGAGGATCAAGCTTGGATTCACACAGGCAGATGTAGGATTGGCACTGGGGACACTCTATGGAAATGTCTTTTCCCAGACCACCATCTGCAGGTTTGAAGCTCTGCAGCTCAGCTTCAAGAATATGTGCAAGCTGAAACCTCTGCTGAACAAGTGGCTGGAAGAAGCAGACTCATCCACAGGTAGTCCCACCAGTATTGACAAAATTGCTGCTCAGGGCAGGAAGaggaagaaaaggacctccattGAGGTGAGTGTGAAAGGAGTCTTGGAGACCCACTTTTTGAAATGCCCCAAACCTGCTGCCCAAGAGATCTCCTCGTTGGCAGACAGCCTGCAGTTGGAGAAAGAAGTGGTTCGTGTCTGGTTTTGTAACAGGagacaaaaagagaaaagaatgACTCCACCGGGTGACCCACAGCAACACGATGTGTATTCTCACAGTGTTAAAACAGATACATCGTGTCATGAGCTTTGA